A stretch of the Parcubacteria group bacterium ADurb.Bin159 genome encodes the following:
- the pcm gene encoding Protein-L-isoaspartate O-methyltransferase, whose protein sequence is MDLVDQLIQSNYLKTPSIIKAFRKIKREDFVPPSAKKKAEVNEPLSIGYGQTISQPLTVAFMLELLEPKEGDKVLDIGSGSGWVSALLAEIVGKTGKVFAIERIPELKEFGESNASKYGFINNGRIEFILGDGIKGLPEFAPFNCIYVGAAAAKVPLALSEQLAIKGKMVIPLGIENQEIALIRKISQNYFLKKSFPGFIFVPLVNENKK, encoded by the coding sequence ATGGATTTAGTTGACCAATTAATACAATCTAATTATTTAAAGACACCGTCAATTATTAAAGCTTTTCGAAAAATTAAACGCGAGGATTTTGTTCCGCCTTCAGCTAAAAAAAAAGCAGAAGTTAACGAACCTCTTTCTATTGGTTATGGGCAAACGATTTCTCAGCCATTAACCGTGGCTTTTATGTTAGAGTTGTTAGAACCAAAAGAAGGGGATAAAGTTTTAGATATTGGTTCCGGCTCGGGCTGGGTAAGCGCCTTATTAGCAGAAATTGTTGGTAAAACAGGCAAGGTTTTTGCTATAGAAAGGATTCCGGAATTGAAAGAATTTGGAGAAAGCAATGCCTCAAAATATGGTTTTATTAACAATGGCAGGATAGAATTCATTTTAGGCGACGGAATTAAAGGGTTGCCGGAATTTGCTCCTTTTAATTGTATTTATGTAGGAGCAGCAGCGGCTAAAGTTCCTTTAGCTTTAAGCGAGCAATTAGCTATAAAAGGCAAAATGGTTATTCCCTTGGGCATTGAAAATCAAGAAATTGCTTTAATAAGGAAAATTAGTCAAAATTATTTTCTTAAAAAAAGTTTTCCCGGCTTTATTTTTGTCCCTTTAGTTAATGAAAATAAAAAATAG
- the gyrA gene encoding DNA gyrase subunit A: MAIQNKKNQSLKLTPLREEVESSYLDYAMSVIISRALPDVRDGLKPVHRRILYAMYKMGLNHKAKYKKSSNVIGQTLGKFHPHGDTAIYDALCRMTQDFSLRYPLIDGQGNFGSNEDAPAAHRYTECRLSPIASEMLSDLEKNVIPFGPNYDGTTKEPLLLPAKLPNLLVNGSMGIAVGMATNIPTHNLNEVCSALSYLLDHPEAEVNDLLNFIPGPDFPTGGIIFNQKDIKEAYEHGKGGITVRAKTEIIETHSGHSQIEIKELPWQVSKSELFSKIAELIRDKKIEGIKNARDESARGTLKIVIEIKKGFSPSRILNYLFKTTSLETKFYFNMVALGDGIQPKLFNLKEILEEYLKHRQLVIKRRYEFDLEKTKERIHILEGFIKAIINIDEVVKIIKNSQDSKIAEEKLRKRFNFSLIQAQAILEMKLRQLVNLEKDNLTKELEEKKKLKEEIEKILSNEQEIKEIIKKELKELKEKYGDPRRTEIIKAGLKEIKEEDIVGDDPVIIITTQDGYIKRMPPESFHYQKRGGKGISGLSMGEEDKVEHLIFTTLDSYLLCFTNTGKVYQMRVCNVPEAKRASKGRAIVNFLEISPQEKISAICAFNSKEIENRVLIMATAKGFVKKISFAAFKNIRSSGIIAIKLEKNDYLKWVKPVVSGNEVILTSSLGKTIRFKEKELRSMGRNSRGIKGIKISENAEVVGLDIIDDKKNMLLVISQNGYGKMTLLSRYRAQRRGGRGISTAKISQKTGPLIGAITIPKELENFIKGDLLIISELGQVIRVNLKNIPTMNRQTQGVRLIRLNSGDKVASITLV; encoded by the coding sequence ATGGCAATTCAAAACAAAAAAAATCAATCACTAAAATTAACGCCTTTAAGAGAAGAAGTGGAATCTTCTTATCTTGATTATGCCATGAGCGTAATTATTTCTCGAGCTTTACCTGATGTTAGAGATGGATTAAAGCCGGTCCACCGCCGTATTCTTTATGCGATGTATAAAATGGGATTAAACCATAAAGCGAAATATAAAAAATCATCTAATGTTATTGGCCAAACATTAGGAAAATTTCACCCTCATGGAGATACGGCTATTTATGATGCCCTATGTCGCATGACTCAAGATTTTAGTTTGCGTTATCCTCTAATTGACGGCCAGGGCAACTTTGGATCAAATGAGGACGCGCCAGCTGCGCATAGATATACAGAATGTCGTTTGTCGCCTATCGCCTCAGAAATGCTTTCAGATTTAGAAAAAAATGTTATTCCTTTCGGCCCAAATTATGATGGAACAACTAAAGAACCTCTTCTCCTGCCAGCAAAACTTCCTAATCTTTTAGTTAACGGATCAATGGGCATTGCCGTAGGCATGGCTACCAATATTCCCACTCATAATTTAAACGAAGTTTGTTCAGCTCTTTCTTATTTATTAGATCATCCGGAAGCAGAAGTAAACGACCTTCTTAATTTTATTCCCGGGCCAGATTTTCCTACGGGCGGGATTATTTTTAATCAAAAAGATATAAAAGAGGCCTATGAGCATGGTAAAGGAGGCATTACCGTAAGAGCTAAAACAGAAATTATAGAAACTCATTCTGGGCATTCTCAAATTGAAATTAAAGAACTGCCTTGGCAAGTTAGTAAGAGTGAGCTTTTTTCAAAAATTGCTGAGCTTATCCGCGATAAAAAAATTGAAGGAATAAAAAATGCCCGAGATGAATCAGCAAGGGGGACATTAAAAATAGTTATTGAAATAAAAAAGGGATTTTCTCCTTCTCGCATTTTAAATTATTTATTTAAAACAACTTCTCTTGAAACAAAATTTTATTTTAATATGGTGGCTTTGGGTGATGGTATTCAGCCAAAGCTTTTTAATCTAAAAGAAATTTTAGAAGAATATTTAAAGCATCGGCAATTAGTTATTAAACGGCGTTATGAATTTGATTTAGAAAAAACAAAAGAGAGAATACATATTTTAGAAGGATTCATTAAGGCAATAATTAATATTGATGAGGTGGTAAAAATAATAAAAAATTCACAAGATTCTAAAATAGCTGAAGAAAAATTAAGGAAAAGATTTAATTTTTCTTTAATTCAAGCGCAAGCCATTTTAGAGATGAAGCTTCGGCAGTTAGTTAATTTAGAAAAAGACAATTTAACGAAGGAATTGGAGGAGAAGAAAAAATTAAAAGAAGAAATAGAAAAAATTTTGTCTAATGAACAAGAAATAAAAGAAATAATAAAAAAAGAATTGAAAGAACTTAAAGAAAAATACGGCGATCCTCGCCGCACAGAAATTATTAAAGCAGGATTGAAAGAAATAAAAGAAGAAGATATTGTCGGAGATGATCCGGTAATTATTATCACCACTCAAGATGGTTATATTAAAAGAATGCCGCCAGAAAGTTTTCATTATCAAAAAAGAGGAGGCAAAGGGATTAGCGGTTTATCTATGGGGGAAGAGGATAAAGTAGAGCATTTAATTTTTACCACTTTGGATAGTTATTTATTATGTTTTACTAATACGGGAAAAGTCTACCAAATGAGAGTTTGTAATGTGCCGGAAGCGAAGAGAGCTTCCAAGGGGCGGGCAATAGTTAATTTCTTAGAAATTTCCCCACAGGAAAAAATATCAGCTATTTGCGCTTTTAATTCTAAAGAAATAGAAAATAGGGTATTGATTATGGCTACAGCCAAAGGTTTTGTAAAAAAAATTTCCTTTGCTGCTTTTAAAAATATCAGAAGTTCAGGCATAATCGCTATAAAACTTGAAAAAAATGATTATTTAAAATGGGTTAAACCAGTTGTTTCGGGTAATGAAGTTATTTTGACCTCTTCCTTGGGGAAAACAATCCGTTTCAAAGAAAAAGAGTTACGTTCTATGGGAAGAAACTCTCGCGGCATTAAAGGAATAAAAATTTCAGAGAACGCAGAGGTGGTTGGTCTTGATATTATTGATGATAAAAAAAATATGCTTTTGGTAATCAGCCAAAATGGATATGGTAAAATGACCTTGCTCTCTCGATATCGAGCGCAAAGAAGGGGGGGAAGGGGAATTAGTACAGCTAAAATTAGTCAAAAAACAGGACCATTAATTGGAGCTATAACTATTCCTAAAGAATTAGAAAATTTTATTAAAGGGGATCTTCTGATAATATCTGAATTAGGGCAAGTTATCAGAGTGAATCTTAAAAATATTCCCACAATGAATCGGCAAACCCAAGGAGTACGGCTTATTAGATTAAATTCAGGGGATAAGGTGGCTTCAATCACTTTAGTCTAA